A stretch of the Conger conger chromosome 3, fConCon1.1, whole genome shotgun sequence genome encodes the following:
- the LOC133123204 gene encoding serine protease inhibitor Kazal-type 1-like yields the protein MKLTILVCTLVLLSLSVISVMGQRLNPFQPRRLWHYQDRQAKCSEKFERGLCDSILKPVCGDNGKTYDNECKLCYENKRYNKDVRIVRAGECVLYPVRG from the exons ATGAAACTCACAATCCTGGTCTGCACATtggtgctgctctctctgtctg TGATCTCAGTGATGGGACAGAGATTGAATCCGTTCCAGCCCAGGAGGCTGTGGCATTATCAAGACCGACAG GCTAAATGCTCAGAGAAGTTTGAACGTGGACTGTGTGATAGCATTCTCAAGCCTGTGTGTGGGGACAATGGCAAAACTTATGACAACGAGTGTAAACTCTGTTATGAGAACAA GAGATACAACAAGGATGTCAGGATCGTTCGAGCGGGCGAATGTGTTCTGTACCCGGTAAGGGGGTAA